From Senegalia massiliensis, a single genomic window includes:
- a CDS encoding MetQ/NlpA family ABC transporter substrate-binding protein — translation MKKLLIVLSLVTLIFVGCGNETDKKEDVSNLKIGATPIPHAELLNEVKEKLADDGITLEIVEFTDYVKPNLALSDGELDANFFQHTPYLEDFNEKNDTDLVELAKIHVEPLGLYSDKYEDVEKIEKGSTIAIPNDPTNGGRALLLLENEGLIKLDKEAGLLATEKDIVENPKELEFKALESAQIPRSLGDVDLAVINGNYALEADLVPTEDAILLEGKDSPYANVIAIRPEDKDNESLKVLVEALQSDEIKNFIKENYDGGVVTAY, via the coding sequence ATGAAAAAGTTATTAATCGTATTATCTTTAGTAACATTAATCTTTGTAGGATGTGGTAACGAAACAGATAAAAAAGAAGATGTTAGCAACTTAAAAATAGGAGCAACTCCTATTCCTCATGCTGAACTATTAAATGAAGTAAAAGAAAAATTAGCAGATGATGGTATAACTTTAGAAATAGTTGAATTTACTGATTATGTAAAACCAAATTTAGCTCTTTCAGATGGTGAATTAGATGCAAATTTCTTTCAACATACACCTTATCTTGAAGACTTTAATGAAAAAAATGATACTGATCTAGTTGAACTTGCAAAGATTCATGTAGAACCACTAGGTCTATATTCTGACAAATATGAAGATGTTGAAAAAATTGAAAAAGGAAGTACAATTGCTATACCAAATGATCCTACAAATGGAGGTCGTGCTCTTTTACTTTTAGAAAATGAGGGATTAATAAAATTAGATAAAGAAGCAGGTTTACTTGCAACAGAGAAAGACATAGTAGAAAACCCTAAGGAGTTAGAATTTAAAGCTCTTGAATCAGCTCAAATACCAAGGTCACTTGGTGATGTGGACTTAGCTGTAATAAATGGGAATTATGCATTAGAAGCTGATTTAGTACCTACAGAAGATGCTATATTACTTGAAGGAAAAGATTCTCCTTATGCTAATGTAATAGCTATAAGACCAGAAGATAAAGATAATGAAAGTTTAAAAGTTTTAGTTGAAGCTCTTCAAAGTGATGAAATTAAAAACTTTATAAAAGAAAATTATGATGGTGGTGTAGTTACTGCATATTAA
- a CDS encoding methionine ABC transporter permease: protein MKEIFNLIYTPLLETLFMVSLSSIFGFLLGFPLGIILFITQKNSLVPNLKLNSILDFIVNIGRSFPFIILMLILSPLSKLIVGTSIGNTATIVPLSIAAAPFIARVVESSLKEVSYGVIEASLSMGATTRQIIFKVLVPEALPSLILGMTLTIINLIGYSAIAGAIGAGGLGYLAIRYGYYGFDASVMIIAVIAIIVLVQGVQSLGNKIAFKLLENR from the coding sequence ATGAAAGAAATATTTAATCTTATATATACTCCCCTATTAGAAACATTATTTATGGTATCATTATCTTCTATATTTGGGTTTTTACTAGGCTTTCCATTAGGTATAATACTATTTATTACTCAAAAAAATAGTTTAGTGCCTAATTTAAAATTAAATAGTATATTAGACTTTATTGTAAATATTGGAAGATCTTTTCCATTTATAATTCTTATGTTAATATTATCACCTTTATCAAAATTAATTGTAGGTACTTCCATTGGAAATACAGCAACTATAGTTCCACTATCTATAGCTGCAGCTCCTTTTATTGCACGTGTAGTTGAATCTTCATTAAAAGAAGTAAGTTATGGAGTAATAGAAGCATCTTTATCTATGGGAGCCACTACAAGACAAATAATATTTAAAGTTTTAGTCCCTGAAGCTTTACCTTCATTAATATTAGGTATGACTTTAACTATTATAAATTTAATTGGCTATTCAGCTATAGCAGGAGCTATTGGAGCTGGAGGTCTTGGGTATTTAGCAATAAGATATGGTTATTATGGTTTTGATGCAAGTGTAATGATTATTGCAGTTATAGCCATAATAGTATTAGTTCAAGGTGTTCAATCTTTAGGTAATAAAATAGCATTTAAGTTATTAGAAAATCGTTAG
- a CDS encoding methionine ABC transporter ATP-binding protein yields the protein MIKLKNVYKEYKTKDKNIIALKDINLNIKNGEIYGIIGLSGAGKSSLIRTINRLENVDKGNIYINNIDITNLNKKELLETRKKIGMIFQHFDLLSSKNVFQNVAFPLQIAKVDKNEISERVNNLLELVGLSDKKHAYPSQLSGGQKQRVAIARALANKPNLLLSDEATSALDPETTKSILELLRKLQKTLNLTIIMITHEMEVVKRTCDKVAVMESGEIIEKGNVDEVFFNPKTDITKRLIESMHNDDIEELDITNTENSKLFKLTFIGESSKKPIISTIVKKFNVEINILSGNIDKLISTSVGNLTIQINGNQEEINKSISFLNKNNVKSEVITNERNI from the coding sequence ATGATAAAACTTAAAAATGTATATAAAGAGTATAAAACTAAAGACAAAAATATAATAGCTCTTAAAGATATAAATTTAAATATTAAAAATGGAGAAATTTACGGAATTATTGGCCTAAGTGGTGCTGGTAAATCATCTCTTATAAGAACTATTAATAGATTAGAAAATGTTGATAAAGGGAATATTTATATAAATAATATTGATATTACTAATTTAAATAAAAAAGAATTATTAGAAACAAGAAAAAAAATAGGTATGATTTTTCAGCATTTTGATTTATTGAGTTCAAAAAATGTATTTCAAAACGTTGCATTTCCCTTACAAATTGCAAAAGTAGATAAGAATGAGATATCTGAAAGAGTAAATAACTTATTAGAACTTGTAGGACTAAGTGATAAAAAACATGCTTATCCATCACAATTAAGTGGAGGACAAAAACAAAGAGTTGCAATAGCAAGAGCTCTAGCAAATAAACCTAATCTATTATTATCAGATGAAGCTACATCTGCACTTGATCCTGAAACAACAAAATCAATATTGGAACTTTTAAGAAAGTTACAAAAAACATTAAACCTTACAATCATTATGATAACTCATGAAATGGAAGTTGTTAAAAGAACTTGTGATAAAGTCGCTGTTATGGAAAGTGGAGAAATTATAGAAAAGGGTAATGTAGATGAAGTATTTTTCAATCCTAAAACAGATATTACTAAAAGACTTATAGAATCTATGCATAATGATGATATAGAAGAGTTAGATATTACTAATACTGAAAACTCAAAATTATTTAAATTAACTTTTATAGGAGAATCTTCAAAAAAGCCTATAATATCAACAATAGTGAAAAAATTTAATGTAGAAATAAATATTCTTTCTGGAAATATAGATAAACTTATAAGTACAAGTGTTGGTAATTTAACCATACAAATAAATGGTAATCAGGAAGAAATAAATAAAAGTATAAGCTTTTTAAATAAAAATAATGTGAAATCAGAGGTGATAACAAATGAAAGAAATATTTAA
- a CDS encoding FeoA family protein: protein MNLADVKRGDKFKIVNIPDTLVKAKTLRFGISEGTTVECAEKIPGGPVIIKKNLQEIAIGRKLAKKITIDELTTKSAAYEAAIAR from the coding sequence ATGAATTTAGCTGATGTAAAAAGAGGAGATAAATTTAAAATAGTTAATATTCCAGATACATTGGTAAAAGCAAAAACATTAAGGTTTGGAATTTCAGAAGGAACTACAGTAGAATGTGCTGAAAAAATACCAGGTGGACCTGTAATTATCAAGAAAAATTTACAAGAAATTGCTATAGGTAGAAAGTTAGCAAAGAAAATTACAATAGATGAATTGACAACAAAATCTGCTGCATATGAAGCAGCTATAGCTAGATAG
- a CDS encoding fructose-1,6-bisphosphatase, whose protein sequence is MKDKNYLKLLSEEYPTISSVSSEIINLNAILNLPKGTEHFLTDIHGEYEAFSYVLRNASGVLKLKIDDLFDDELNNKEKKKLATLLYYPEEKLDLIKKEISDIDSWYKDTLIRLIKICRVVSSKYTRSRVRKMLPKDFSYIIEELLHEEEERLNKHDYFHNIIHTIIDIDRADEFIIAISNLIQRLAIDRLHIIGDIYDRGPSSHKILDDLILRRSFTDIQWGNHDILWMGAAAGSLACITNVVRIALRYANLATLEEGYGINLLPLATFALDIYKDDECKNFIPKKPIENYYQEKDLELLSKMHKAIAIIQFKIEGQIIKKSSNYKMDHRLLLDKIDYNIFNIIIEGKNYRLNDKNFPTIDPNNPYILTKEEERILNRIKACFLESDKLQKHIKFLYSNGSMYLKYNSNLLYHSCIPLNDKGEFRKVELGDEKLYGKKLFDKFDFLARMFYFNKDQIDKKLYGEDIMWYLWCNGNSPLFGKDKMTTFERYFIDDKMAHIEKKDPYYKFRDNENVLNNILEEFDLNPYSSHIINGHVPVKASSGESPIKANGKLLVIDGGFSKAYQSKTGLAGYTLIYNSYGIRLASHEPFESKIKAIKEEKDILSTLELLEKMDKRKYIYDTDKGKELEERVEYLKKLLSAYRMGLINENVQ, encoded by the coding sequence ATGAAAGATAAGAATTATTTGAAATTATTATCTGAAGAATATCCAACGATATCTTCAGTTTCATCTGAAATAATAAACTTGAATGCAATATTAAATCTTCCTAAAGGTACTGAGCATTTTCTAACTGATATTCATGGGGAATATGAAGCTTTTAGTTATGTACTTAGAAATGCCTCAGGAGTTTTAAAGCTTAAAATAGATGATCTTTTTGATGACGAATTAAATAATAAAGAAAAGAAAAAATTAGCTACACTTTTATACTATCCAGAAGAAAAACTAGATTTAATAAAAAAGGAAATAAGTGATATAGATAGTTGGTATAAGGATACATTAATAAGATTAATAAAGATTTGTAGAGTTGTTTCTTCAAAATATACACGTTCAAGAGTAAGAAAAATGTTACCTAAGGATTTTTCTTATATAATAGAAGAATTATTACATGAAGAAGAAGAAAGACTGAATAAGCATGATTATTTTCATAATATTATCCATACTATAATAGATATAGATAGAGCAGATGAATTTATAATAGCTATTTCAAATTTAATTCAGAGACTTGCAATTGATAGACTTCATATAATTGGAGATATATATGACAGAGGGCCATCATCTCATAAAATATTAGATGATTTAATACTAAGAAGAAGCTTTACAGATATACAATGGGGAAATCATGATATATTATGGATGGGAGCAGCAGCAGGTTCACTTGCTTGTATTACAAATGTAGTAAGAATAGCTTTAAGGTATGCAAATTTAGCTACATTAGAAGAAGGATATGGAATAAACTTATTGCCTCTTGCTACATTTGCACTTGATATATATAAAGATGATGAATGTAAAAACTTTATTCCTAAAAAACCTATAGAAAATTATTATCAAGAAAAAGACTTAGAATTACTTTCAAAAATGCATAAAGCAATTGCTATCATTCAATTTAAAATAGAAGGACAAATTATAAAAAAAAGTTCCAATTATAAAATGGACCATAGACTTTTACTTGATAAAATAGATTATAATATTTTTAATATTATAATAGAAGGTAAAAATTACAGATTAAATGATAAAAACTTTCCTACTATAGATCCGAATAATCCATATATATTAACTAAAGAAGAAGAGAGGATACTAAATAGAATAAAAGCATGTTTTTTAGAAAGTGATAAACTGCAAAAACATATAAAGTTTCTCTATTCTAACGGAAGTATGTATTTAAAATATAATTCAAATCTTTTATATCATAGTTGCATACCATTAAATGATAAAGGAGAATTTAGAAAAGTTGAGTTAGGAGATGAAAAACTGTATGGAAAAAAATTATTTGATAAATTTGATTTTCTAGCTAGAATGTTTTATTTTAATAAGGATCAAATAGATAAAAAATTATATGGGGAAGATATAATGTGGTATTTATGGTGTAATGGCAATTCTCCACTTTTTGGCAAGGATAAGATGACTACTTTTGAGAGGTATTTTATTGATGATAAAATGGCTCATATTGAAAAAAAGGATCCATATTATAAATTTAGAGATAATGAAAATGTATTAAATAATATATTAGAAGAATTTGATTTAAATCCTTACTCATCACACATAATAAATGGACATGTCCCTGTAAAGGCTTCAAGTGGAGAAAGTCCAATAAAAGCTAATGGTAAATTACTAGTTATTGACGGTGGATTTTCAAAAGCCTATCAATCAAAAACAGGACTTGCAGGATATACATTAATATATAATTCATATGGAATTAGACTTGCATCTCATGAACCATTTGAGTCTAAGATAAAGGCAATTAAAGAAGAAAAGGATATATTGTCAACATTAGAATTACTTGAAAAAATGGATAAGAGAAAATATATATATGATACTGATAAAGGTAAAGAGTTGGAGGAAAGAGTAGAATATCTTAAAAAGTTATTGTCAGCTTATAGAATGGGATTAATCAATGAAAACGTACAATAA
- the feoB gene encoding ferrous iron transport protein B, producing MDCCNISHQIDIPEGAKKIVLTGNPNVGKSIFFNSFTGVYVDVSNFPGTTLDISSGKYKDDVIIDTPGVYGVSSFNDEEIVARDAIASADVVINVIDAVHLERDLFLTQQVIDMGIPTIVAINMMDEAKKNGLKIDLDLLGKELGVPVIPTVAPKGEGLKEVKDSINLAKVGNSSIKLEKILKDITKNATNRAEAVLIMEGDPHVSAKNNIKDIDYRDQIYMDRRERVNQIIDKVVTETTDSVSFKTTLGRLMLRPLTGIPMLIGVLFLLYEFVGVFIAQTVVGITEETIFIETYEPFIRGIVDNFISPSSFIGQVLIGEFGVLTMSVTYTFGLLLPLIIGFYLFLSILEDSGYLPRIAALVDRMLTGLGLNGRAVIPMILGFGCVTMATITTRLLGSKRERIIAVFLLGLAIPCSAQLGVIMGLIAPLGAKYFVIYGLTIFLVYVLAGTILNKILPGESTDLLIDLPPLRLPRISNVLRKTYIKSVSFIKEAGPIFIIGAVVITILQYSGILTAIQDLVAPITTGFLGLPKEAATAFIMGIVRRDFGVAGLNSMALTPDQILVSLVTITLFVPCIAAMMIMLKERSKFEAVAIWISSWVIAFLTGGALYFILSTFS from the coding sequence ATGGATTGCTGTAATATAAGTCATCAAATAGATATCCCAGAAGGTGCAAAAAAAATTGTACTTACAGGAAATCCAAATGTTGGTAAATCTATATTTTTTAATTCCTTTACAGGAGTATATGTAGATGTATCAAATTTTCCAGGTACTACATTAGATATTAGTTCAGGAAAATATAAAGATGATGTTATAATTGACACACCAGGTGTATATGGAGTATCTTCATTTAATGATGAAGAAATAGTTGCAAGAGATGCTATAGCATCAGCAGATGTAGTTATAAATGTTATAGATGCTGTACATTTAGAAAGAGATTTGTTTTTAACCCAACAAGTAATAGATATGGGTATACCTACTATAGTTGCCATAAATATGATGGATGAGGCTAAAAAAAATGGTTTGAAAATAGATTTAGATTTATTAGGTAAAGAATTGGGAGTACCTGTAATACCGACCGTTGCTCCAAAAGGAGAAGGTCTTAAAGAGGTAAAAGATTCTATTAATCTTGCTAAAGTGGGAAATAGCAGTATAAAATTAGAAAAAATATTAAAAGATATAACAAAGAATGCTACTAATAGAGCAGAAGCAGTACTTATAATGGAAGGAGATCCACATGTATCTGCTAAAAATAATATTAAAGATATAGACTATAGAGATCAAATCTATATGGATAGACGTGAAAGAGTAAATCAAATAATTGATAAAGTTGTAACTGAAACCACAGATAGTGTGAGTTTTAAAACAACACTTGGTAGACTTATGTTAAGACCACTTACTGGGATACCAATGTTAATAGGTGTGTTATTTTTATTATATGAATTTGTAGGAGTATTTATAGCTCAAACAGTTGTAGGCATAACAGAAGAAACAATATTTATAGAGACGTATGAACCATTTATAAGAGGAATTGTAGATAATTTTATTTCTCCATCTTCATTTATAGGACAAGTATTAATTGGTGAATTTGGAGTACTTACTATGTCAGTAACATATACTTTTGGGTTATTATTACCTCTTATAATAGGATTTTATTTATTTTTATCAATACTTGAAGATTCAGGGTATTTACCTAGAATAGCAGCACTAGTTGATAGAATGCTTACAGGACTTGGACTAAATGGTAGGGCTGTGATTCCTATGATATTAGGTTTTGGATGCGTTACAATGGCTACAATAACAACAAGACTTTTAGGTTCGAAAAGGGAACGTATAATAGCAGTATTTTTATTAGGACTTGCAATACCTTGTTCAGCACAATTAGGTGTTATTATGGGACTTATTGCACCATTAGGTGCTAAATATTTTGTAATATATGGATTAACTATATTTTTAGTATATGTACTTGCAGGAACTATTTTAAATAAAATATTACCAGGGGAATCTACAGACCTATTGATAGATTTACCACCATTAAGATTGCCACGAATAAGCAATGTATTAAGAAAAACTTATATAAAATCAGTATCTTTTATAAAAGAAGCAGGTCCTATATTTATAATAGGAGCAGTTGTGATAACTATTCTTCAATATAGTGGAATACTTACAGCTATTCAAGACTTAGTAGCTCCAATAACAACTGGATTCTTAGGGTTACCTAAAGAAGCTGCTACAGCATTTATAATGGGAATAGTTAGACGTGATTTTGGAGTAGCAGGGTTAAATTCAATGGCTTTAACTCCAGATCAAATATTAGTTTCATTAGTAACAATTACACTTTTTGTACCTTGTATAGCTGCTATGATGATTATGCTTAAGGAAAGAAGTAAATTTGAAGCTGTAGCTATTTGGATATCAAGCTGGGTAATAGCATTTTTAACTGGAGGAGCATTATACTTTATATTGAGTACTTTTTCTTAG
- a CDS encoding DNA polymerase ligase N-terminal domain-containing protein, with translation MEKDNLKEYKNKRNFNNTTEPKGKKIKRNDVLIFVIQKHDATNLHYDFRIEVDGVLKSWAIPKGPSTDPSQRRLAMPTEDHPFEYKDFEGVISKNNYGAGEVIIWDRGTYYNLKENNSPTIKESLEKGHVTIFLEGEKLKGGYALIRTSKGKDERWILVKMKDDYADARRNPTSTENKSVISGKTIDDLKEES, from the coding sequence ATGGAAAAAGATAATTTAAAGGAATATAAAAATAAAAGAAACTTTAATAATACAACTGAGCCTAAAGGTAAAAAAATAAAAAGAAATGATGTACTTATATTTGTAATTCAAAAACATGATGCAACTAATCTTCACTACGATTTTAGAATTGAAGTTGATGGAGTTTTAAAATCTTGGGCTATACCTAAAGGTCCTTCAACGGATCCAAGTCAAAGACGACTTGCGATGCCTACAGAAGATCATCCTTTTGAATATAAAGATTTTGAAGGAGTAATATCTAAAAATAACTATGGGGCTGGAGAAGTTATAATATGGGATAGAGGTACTTATTACAATCTTAAAGAAAATAACTCTCCAACAATAAAAGAATCATTAGAAAAGGGACATGTAACTATATTTTTAGAAGGAGAGAAACTTAAAGGTGGTTATGCTTTAATTAGGACCTCTAAAGGAAAAGATGAACGCTGGATTTTAGTTAAAATGAAAGATGATTATGCTGATGCTAGAAGAAATCCTACTAGCACCGAAAATAAATCGGTTATATCAGGAAAAACAATAGATGATCTAAAGGAAGAATCATAA
- a CDS encoding family 1 encapsulin nanocompartment shell protein, with protein sequence MLKRNLAPISENMWEEIDDRAKEVLSNYLSARKVVNVSGPKGWEYNAISEGRLEPIEGEEEVCSGVYKVKPLVESRVEFELNRWEMDNLERGAKDVELDNLEEAAKKIALFEEEAIFNGFKKGMIEGLKDASSQEKMSFGNSGDDILKSVSQAIIKLNRAFAGKPYVLIVGEEAYQRINSNCMGYPLLKRLEDLLGTEVVYSHVVDGAYLLPYNHEDLEMTIGKDLSIGYQNSDNEKVKFFITESFTFRVLDPDIIIEFTL encoded by the coding sequence ATGTTAAAAAGAAATTTAGCACCTATATCAGAGAATATGTGGGAAGAAATTGATGACAGAGCAAAAGAAGTACTTTCAAATTATTTATCTGCAAGAAAAGTAGTGAATGTTTCAGGACCAAAAGGTTGGGAGTATAATGCAATTTCAGAAGGACGATTAGAGCCTATTGAAGGTGAAGAAGAAGTATGCTCAGGAGTATATAAAGTAAAACCTTTAGTTGAATCTAGAGTAGAGTTTGAATTAAATAGATGGGAAATGGATAATTTAGAAAGAGGAGCAAAGGATGTTGAGTTAGATAATCTTGAGGAAGCTGCTAAAAAAATAGCTTTATTTGAAGAAGAAGCTATTTTTAATGGATTTAAAAAAGGAATGATAGAAGGTCTTAAAGACGCTTCTTCTCAAGAAAAAATGAGCTTTGGTAATAGCGGAGATGATATATTAAAATCAGTATCTCAAGCTATAATAAAGCTTAATAGAGCATTTGCTGGTAAGCCTTATGTTCTTATTGTAGGTGAAGAAGCATATCAAAGAATAAACTCAAATTGTATGGGATATCCATTACTTAAAAGATTAGAAGATTTATTAGGAACAGAAGTTGTATATAGTCATGTAGTAGATGGAGCATATTTATTACCTTATAATCATGAAGACTTAGAAATGACTATAGGGAAAGATCTGTCTATAGGATATCAAAATAGTGATAATGAAAAAGTTAAATTCTTTATAACAGAATCATTTACATTTAGAGTATTAGATCCTGATATAATTATAGAATTTACTCTATAA
- a CDS encoding ferritin-like domain-containing protein, with product MKDYHEPMELLDEHTKDCVRALNSLREEVEAVDWYHQRVAAATDEQLKAVMAHNRDEEIEHVAMTLEWLRRNMDGWDEELRTYLFTDDPILEVEEKAEAEEDEGDSNTDLGIGKLK from the coding sequence ATGAAAGATTATCATGAGCCAATGGAGTTATTAGATGAGCACACTAAAGATTGTGTTAGAGCATTAAATAGTTTAAGAGAAGAGGTAGAGGCAGTAGATTGGTATCATCAAAGAGTTGCTGCTGCTACAGATGAACAATTAAAAGCTGTTATGGCACATAATAGAGATGAAGAAATAGAACACGTAGCTATGACATTAGAATGGTTAAGAAGAAATATGGATGGATGGGATGAAGAATTAAGAACTTATTTATTTACTGATGATCCAATTCTTGAAGTAGAAGAAAAAGCTGAAGCTGAAGAAGATGAAGGGGATAGCAATACTGATTTAGGAATTGGAAAATTAAAATAA
- a CDS encoding permease: MINKKTIKKNKILIAVIFMYLLLFIFKLELASTSLKNSSYYIKEMLVVMPIIFIMIVLIDMWIPKKVILKNLGEGSGKKGVFLSFVLGSISAGPIYAAFPMASALLKKGAGVSNIVIIISSWAVIKLPLLANEIKFIGFNFMLIRWILTVISIYIMGKIIGKNLKKDDIKKENIA, encoded by the coding sequence TTGATTAATAAAAAGACAATAAAAAAGAATAAGATATTAATAGCAGTTATTTTCATGTACTTGTTACTTTTCATATTTAAATTAGAACTTGCAAGTACATCTTTAAAAAACAGCAGTTATTATATCAAAGAAATGCTTGTTGTAATGCCTATTATATTTATAATGATTGTTTTAATTGATATGTGGATTCCTAAAAAAGTTATACTAAAGAATTTAGGTGAAGGTTCAGGAAAAAAAGGTGTATTTTTATCTTTTGTACTTGGAAGTATTTCAGCAGGACCAATATATGCAGCTTTTCCTATGGCAAGTGCATTACTTAAAAAAGGTGCAGGAGTATCAAATATTGTAATAATAATAAGTTCTTGGGCTGTTATAAAGTTACCACTTTTAGCCAATGAAATTAAGTTTATTGGATTTAATTTTATGTTAATACGTTGGATATTAACAGTAATTTCTATATATATAATGGGTAAAATAATAGGAAAAAATTTAAAAAAAGATGATATAAAAAAAGAAAATATTGCTTAA
- a CDS encoding serine hydrolase, with product MIDLESIINEDKLKYSLYVEDLKTNKIIFDINSDAEVTSASMIKIFIMAEAYSQISKDEFMSQKIVNVDRDNIVGGSLIKNLSNYCYSIKDLIFLMMNLSDNTATNQLIDILRIENINKFISEEGLKNTVINRKMMDFERKKKGFDNITSSRDIAHILKKIYYKDLIDKDASVNMMNIMKKQMDNRMMARNIDKSNTKIYHKTGNIPYTNHDAGIVIFKDIEYLFVMLTWDAYDNIYGRKVIGEVSEKIYNDFLKNYGY from the coding sequence GTGATAGATTTGGAGAGTATTATAAATGAGGATAAATTAAAATATAGTTTATATGTTGAAGATTTGAAAACAAATAAAATTATATTTGATATTAACTCAGATGCAGAAGTCACTTCTGCAAGTATGATAAAAATATTTATAATGGCAGAAGCTTATAGTCAAATATCTAAGGATGAATTTATGAGTCAAAAAATAGTAAATGTTGATAGAGATAATATAGTAGGTGGAAGTCTTATAAAAAACTTATCAAATTATTGTTATTCTATAAAAGATTTAATTTTTTTAATGATGAATTTAAGTGATAATACTGCTACAAATCAACTTATTGATATATTGAGAATTGAAAATATTAATAAGTTTATAAGTGAAGAAGGACTTAAAAATACTGTGATTAATAGAAAAATGATGGATTTTGAAAGAAAGAAAAAAGGCTTTGATAATATCACATCTTCAAGGGATATTGCACATATATTAAAGAAAATATATTATAAAGATTTAATTGATAAAGATGCATCAGTTAATATGATGAATATAATGAAAAAGCAAATGGATAATAGAATGATGGCTAGAAATATTGATAAGTCTAATACAAAAATTTATCATAAAACTGGAAATATACCTTATACAAATCATGATGCTGGAATTGTAATATTTAAAGATATTGAGTATTTATTTGTGATGCTCACGTGGGATGCTTATGACAATATATATGGTAGAAAGGTAATAGGAGAAGTATCAGAAAAAATATATAATGATTTCTTAAAAAACTATGGATATTAA
- the ligD gene encoding non-homologous end-joining DNA ligase — translation MNVNNKDINIKNETKIIFPKSNISKKDLINYFLKISNYIIPHIENRPLTMHRFPNGINDINFYEKQIPSYFPNWFDRVDIKNKDKGHTIYPICNNKHSLVYLANQACISHHIWLSQKDSLDYPDKIIFDLDPPENKDFSLVIKAAKDLKKLLDSKKLSTYIMTTGSHGLHIVVPIIQEYDFEETRSFAKGIAKKLVEKNSDLYTIEQRKDKRNNKIFIDYLRNSYGQTSIAPYSIRDKDDAPIATPIDWDELDNKLSATKYNISNIFRRLGQKQDPWKNIYNNKNKIK, via the coding sequence ATGAATGTAAATAATAAAGATATTAATATAAAAAATGAAACTAAAATAATCTTTCCTAAATCTAATATATCTAAAAAAGATTTAATAAATTATTTTTTAAAAATATCAAATTATATAATACCCCATATAGAAAATAGACCTCTAACTATGCACAGATTCCCTAATGGAATAAATGATATAAATTTTTATGAAAAACAAATACCTTCATATTTTCCAAATTGGTTTGATAGAGTTGACATTAAAAATAAAGATAAAGGTCATACAATATATCCTATATGCAATAACAAACACTCTTTAGTTTATTTAGCTAATCAAGCTTGTATATCTCATCATATTTGGCTCAGTCAAAAAGATAGTCTTGATTATCCAGATAAAATAATATTTGATTTGGATCCTCCTGAAAACAAAGATTTTAGTTTAGTAATAAAGGCTGCTAAAGATTTGAAAAAATTATTAGATTCTAAAAAATTATCTACTTATATAATGACTACAGGTTCACACGGTCTTCATATTGTAGTTCCAATTATACAAGAGTATGATTTTGAAGAAACAAGATCTTTTGCTAAAGGCATAGCAAAAAAATTAGTTGAAAAAAATAGTGATTTATACACTATTGAACAAAGAAAAGATAAAAGAAATAATAAAATATTTATTGATTATTTAAGAAACTCATATGGTCAAACTTCAATTGCACCTTATAGTATACGAGATAAAGATGATGCTCCTATAGCAACACCAATTGATTGGGATGAATTAGATAACAAACTTTCTGCTACAAAATACAATATATCAAATATATTTAGACGTTTAGGACAAAAGCAAGATCCTTGGAAAAATATTTATAATAATAAAAATAAGATAAAGTAA